A stretch of DNA from Plasmodium vinckei vinckei genome assembly, chromosome: PVVCY_07:
ttggggaaaatatattaacaaataaatcgatatttgttatttttattaattctttactttgatttatatttctaGGAAATCCATCTAATATAAACcctttaaaattttttggaTTATTAATAgagcatttttttatttcttcatcaATAATATgtgttattatattgtcTGGAACTAAATTTCCATTAttaactattttatttatttctttccCAAGtgatgaatttttttttatttcatttcttaaaatatttcctatatttatatgttttaatttttctttttctgcTAATATTTCAGCAAATGTACCTTTACCCACACCTGGCGCCCCAAACAATACAATTTTCATTCTCTaacttttaatttatttttaatttaatttggGGACTCTATAAATGTGTTTCACCTTATCCTAtctacaatttttttttcaacatgtttctttctttatttttttccacaTTTGCTTTATTTAAAAGCAAGCAACTATTTT
This window harbors:
- a CDS encoding GTP:AMP phosphotransferase, putative produces the protein MKIVLFGAPGVGKGTFAEILAEKEKLKHINIGNILRNEIKKNSSLGKEINKIVNNGNLVPDNIITHIIDEEIKKCSINNPKNFKGFILDGFPRNINQSKELIKITNIDLFVNIFSPKYILIKKLLGRRICSTCNNSFNIVDIRDEQFDMPPLLPSKNCHICKGNADLVKRSDDNEETILHRLNSYESSNAQIIDFFKNLKYNFIDFEIKKGIKDFDEFHKSIFKYF